One genomic region from Sparus aurata chromosome 15, fSpaAur1.1, whole genome shotgun sequence encodes:
- the LOC115596864 gene encoding bryoporin-like: protein MVHRSCYVEINNNSGCYTLANPRVFTESGCCEVPLAPMVGPCSNGSAMFKKHTGAATGSVGVITYDLFNPDLNDYSHVMAVMFSVPYDRNLYSNWFAVGIFDRGIDCDYNLYDIMYNGDENNFVRAKADGSCISYEGDYIIASASMSDSGEAVLRVDVNDTGMY, encoded by the exons ATGGTTCATCGCAGCTGCTACGTCGAGATAAACAACAACTCAGGGTGCTACACTCTCGCCAATCCAAG GGTGTTCACTGAGAGTGGCTGCTGTGAAGTGCCTCTGGCGCCCATGGTGGGTCCCTGCTCTAATGGCAGCGCAATGTTCAAGAAGCACACCGGCGCTGCTACCGGCTCCGTCGGTGTCATCACCTACGACCTCTTCAACCCTGACCTGAACGACTACAGCCACGTCATGGCTGTCATGTTCTCCGTGCCCTACGACCGAAACCTTTACTCCAACTGGTTTGCTGTGGGGATCTTTGACAGAGGAATCGACTGCGACTACAATCTGTATGATATTATGTATAATGGAGATGAAAACAATTTTGTAAGAGCGAAGGCTGATGGCTCCTGCATTTCTTATGAGGGAGACTATATCATTGCCAGTGCCTCTATGTCAGACTCAGGTGAAGCAGTCCTGAGGGTGGATGTCAATGATACTGGCATGTATTAA